One Halovivax ruber XH-70 genomic region harbors:
- a CDS encoding DUF7547 family protein yields MSRDDRAAALEDLADAIRDLSDAIDERSRDRSISAPSMRDVLRVAGEQAIPTLITLLEAQIRALKAMQRGSRLVRRGNRAEDRIRSSIGEGRTRRPDADGMVDQLGTTIDAIQRRLGDTDEETQALLDRTRSIYEEIDRTIAPQTDDTTSQDDGFRIEIDEGDGDTTDSSEEVGGQSNTGSTKSAGDHVDVDAELRTLKDQYGTGTDPEPRESTDEAHDREQTGQPGQTDGPPGDSETGTNDKPAVDDESGTGSDSDDEGDSSDDGSNSREQPAPGRGDFDPADDDDPTDSDGSYAGEQDSAEQHSEKSTTETAEDEPDDVDQ; encoded by the coding sequence ATGAGTCGAGACGACCGCGCGGCAGCACTCGAGGACCTTGCGGACGCGATCCGCGACCTGAGCGACGCTATCGACGAGCGTTCTCGTGATCGATCCATATCAGCGCCGTCCATGCGCGACGTGCTCCGAGTGGCTGGCGAACAGGCGATTCCGACGCTGATAACGCTCCTCGAAGCCCAGATTCGGGCTCTCAAGGCGATGCAACGTGGTTCACGACTCGTTCGTCGCGGGAACCGGGCGGAGGATCGAATACGCTCGTCGATCGGTGAGGGGCGCACTCGGCGTCCAGACGCCGACGGCATGGTCGACCAACTTGGAACGACCATCGACGCGATTCAGCGCCGGCTCGGGGACACCGACGAGGAGACACAGGCCCTGCTCGACCGGACCCGATCGATCTACGAGGAGATCGATCGAACGATTGCGCCACAGACTGACGACACCACCAGTCAAGACGACGGGTTCCGGATCGAGATAGACGAGGGAGACGGCGACACGACCGATAGCTCCGAAGAAGTTGGAGGACAATCGAATACGGGATCGACGAAATCTGCTGGCGATCACGTCGACGTGGATGCAGAACTCCGCACCCTCAAGGACCAGTACGGCACAGGGACCGATCCCGAACCTCGAGAGAGCACGGACGAGGCACACGATCGTGAACAGACCGGTCAGCCGGGCCAAACGGACGGCCCACCTGGCGATAGCGAAACGGGAACGAATGACAAACCGGCTGTCGATGACGAGTCGGGCACTGGAAGCGACTCGGACGACGAAGGCGATTCGAGCGACGACGGTTCGAACTCGCGCGAGCAACCGGCGCCCGGGCGCGGGGATTTTGACCCGGCCGACGACGATGATCCGACCGATTCCGATGGCTCCTACGCCGGTGAGCAAGATTCAGCAGAACAGCATTCCGAGAAATCAACCACCGAAACCGCCGAGGACGAGCCCGACGACGTCGATCAGTAA
- a CDS encoding Single-stranded DNA binding protein has protein sequence MELDSHAEELASDLGVDNEEVKADLQNLVEYSVPIDEAKQSLRRKYGDGSTGSSGPTTKSIGEITPEGSNVSVTAVVLSAGERSIRYQGDDHVIVEGELADETGRIDYTAWEDFGLEPGETLTIGNAGVREWDGQPELNLGEHSAISVTDDSLDVPYEVGGESTLAALETGDRARSVEVTVLECETRTIDGRDGETEILSGVFGDESGRLPFTCWDPRSEIETDASVRLENVYVREFRGVPEVNVSEYSSVETLDREIDVGTDAPSLGIGEAVDSGGIYDVELTGTVIEVRDGSGLIQRCPECRRVIQKGQCRTHGEVDGEDDLRVKAILDDGTGTVTAVLDDELTEAVYGGDLDDARDAAREAMDQSVVADTIRERIVGRTYRVRGHLSVDEYGANLDATTFEEVSEDPTDRASAFLEEVDA, from the coding sequence ATGGAACTCGACAGCCACGCCGAGGAGCTCGCCTCCGACCTCGGTGTCGACAACGAGGAGGTCAAAGCGGACCTGCAGAACCTGGTGGAGTACAGCGTCCCCATCGACGAGGCCAAACAGAGCCTGCGCCGCAAATACGGCGACGGTTCGACCGGTTCGTCGGGACCGACCACCAAATCGATCGGGGAGATCACGCCGGAGGGGAGTAACGTCAGCGTCACCGCAGTCGTCCTCTCGGCAGGCGAACGGTCGATCAGGTACCAGGGCGACGATCACGTCATCGTGGAAGGCGAACTCGCCGACGAGACCGGGCGAATCGACTACACCGCTTGGGAGGACTTCGGGCTCGAACCGGGTGAGACGCTCACCATCGGCAACGCTGGCGTCCGTGAGTGGGACGGGCAACCGGAACTCAACCTCGGCGAGCACTCCGCGATCTCGGTCACGGACGACTCGCTCGACGTTCCATACGAGGTCGGCGGCGAGTCGACGCTCGCGGCCCTCGAAACGGGCGATCGAGCCAGGTCGGTGGAGGTGACCGTCCTCGAGTGCGAGACCCGAACGATCGACGGCCGCGACGGCGAGACCGAGATCCTGAGTGGCGTGTTCGGCGACGAGAGCGGTCGATTGCCTTTCACCTGCTGGGATCCCAGATCCGAGATCGAAACCGACGCCTCCGTTCGGCTGGAGAACGTCTACGTCCGCGAGTTCCGCGGCGTCCCGGAGGTCAACGTCTCCGAGTACTCGAGCGTCGAGACGCTCGACCGAGAGATCGACGTCGGGACCGACGCGCCCTCGCTCGGCATCGGCGAGGCGGTCGACAGCGGCGGCATCTACGACGTCGAACTGACCGGCACCGTCATCGAGGTACGCGATGGGTCCGGACTCATCCAGCGCTGTCCCGAGTGTCGCCGCGTGATTCAGAAAGGACAGTGTCGCACGCACGGCGAGGTCGACGGTGAGGACGACCTCCGCGTGAAGGCCATCCTCGACGACGGTACGGGTACCGTCACCGCCGTCCTCGACGACGAACTCACCGAAGCGGTCTACGGCGGCGATCTGGACGACGCGCGAGACGCTGCCCGGGAGGCGATGGACCAGTCCGTCGTCGCCGATACGATCCGGGAGCGCATCGTCGGACGGACCTACCGCGTTCGCGGCCACCTGTCCGTCGACGAGTACGGCGCCAATCTGGACGCCACCACGTTCGAAGAGGTGAGCGAGGATCCCACAGACCGTGCGTCCGCGTTCCTCGAGGAGGTGGACGCATGA
- a CDS encoding MBL fold metallo-hydrolase, whose translation MESISLGNHEFEGKNNAYLLESAGETVLIDTGIHRPDIRDQLESGLAEHGRSVADIDAVLLTHHHIDHAALAGPIADESGATIYVHADAAPMVARDPDAHAAYDELQERRFEEWGMPVSKREELRSFFDAVPPIDGPDEMTTIADGDEIQVGDVSLTVTHAPGHSAGHCTFAFEHNGDREAFVGDVLLPVYTPNVGGADLRLENPLAHYVESITAIIDADYDRVWPGHRDVIEDPADRARTILEHHHERTDNVLEALRSEGPATAWEVSATLFGSLEAIHILHGPGEAFAHLDHLERAGVVDRSDGEYRLLDEDVAAADVLPAY comes from the coding sequence CTGGAGTCTATCTCGCTCGGAAACCACGAATTCGAGGGCAAGAACAACGCCTACCTCCTCGAATCGGCCGGAGAGACGGTGTTGATCGACACCGGCATTCACCGGCCGGACATCCGCGATCAGCTCGAGTCGGGCCTCGCCGAGCACGGGCGGTCGGTGGCGGATATCGATGCGGTGTTGCTCACACACCATCACATCGATCACGCGGCCCTGGCCGGCCCCATCGCGGACGAGAGCGGCGCGACGATCTACGTCCACGCCGACGCCGCACCGATGGTCGCCCGCGACCCGGACGCCCACGCAGCGTACGACGAGTTACAGGAGCGACGATTCGAGGAGTGGGGAATGCCCGTGTCGAAACGCGAGGAACTACGATCCTTCTTCGACGCCGTGCCTCCGATCGACGGCCCCGACGAGATGACCACGATCGCGGATGGCGACGAGATACAGGTTGGCGACGTCTCGCTCACCGTCACCCACGCCCCGGGCCACTCGGCCGGCCACTGTACGTTCGCGTTCGAGCACAATGGCGACCGTGAGGCCTTCGTCGGCGACGTTCTTCTCCCTGTGTATACCCCGAACGTCGGCGGTGCGGACCTTCGCCTCGAAAACCCGCTCGCCCACTACGTCGAGTCCATCACGGCCATCATCGACGCCGACTACGATCGCGTCTGGCCCGGTCATCGTGACGTCATCGAGGACCCCGCAGACCGGGCTCGGACGATCCTCGAACACCACCACGAGCGAACGGACAACGTCCTGGAAGCGCTTCGATCCGAGGGGCCGGCGACTGCCTGGGAAGTGAGTGCAACCCTGTTCGGGTCGCTCGAGGCGATTCACATCCTCCACGGGCCAGGTGAAGCGTTCGCCCACCTCGATCATCTGGAACGAGCTGGTGTGGTCGATCGGTCGGACGGGGAGTATCGATTGCTCGACGAGGACGTTGCCGCGGCGGACGTACTTCCTGCGTACTGA
- a CDS encoding AzlC family ABC transporter permease, producing MTREHTEADVDSSDPASSHATGSNEAKPTWSDEAGTGAEADSAGVDTTPPSEPTPAESVGPVSFGWAGFRRGFTTGLPVAIGVAGYGVAFGMLADRAGLSVGEAALMSATVLAGASQMVAVELWAEPIPVATIMLATVAINLRYSIMGAALEPWFRSLSPGQAYGSLFFMADENWALTMGDLTSGSGRGAFLIGSGVVLWLWWVAATILGVVAGGAIGAPERYGLDFVLAAVFVALAVDLWDGRSSLLPWAVALGVAVVAAETLSGQWYIIAGGGAAAIVEVLRHDG from the coding sequence ATGACACGCGAGCACACCGAAGCGGACGTCGATTCGTCGGACCCAGCCAGTAGCCACGCTACGGGATCAAACGAAGCGAAGCCGACGTGGTCGGACGAAGCCGGTACGGGTGCGGAGGCCGATTCAGCAGGGGTCGATACGACCCCGCCATCGGAACCGACGCCGGCAGAATCGGTCGGCCCTGTCTCGTTCGGCTGGGCTGGCTTCCGTCGGGGATTCACGACAGGACTCCCCGTCGCGATCGGTGTCGCAGGGTACGGCGTCGCCTTCGGGATGCTCGCCGATCGCGCGGGATTGAGCGTCGGTGAGGCGGCGCTGATGAGTGCGACGGTGCTCGCCGGGGCCTCCCAGATGGTGGCCGTCGAACTGTGGGCGGAGCCGATCCCCGTCGCGACAATCATGCTCGCAACGGTCGCGATCAATCTCCGGTATTCGATCATGGGTGCCGCGCTGGAACCGTGGTTCCGGTCGCTCTCGCCAGGCCAGGCCTACGGGAGCCTGTTCTTCATGGCGGACGAGAACTGGGCGCTGACGATGGGCGACCTGACGTCTGGCAGCGGGCGGGGTGCGTTCCTGATCGGCAGCGGGGTCGTCCTGTGGCTCTGGTGGGTCGCTGCGACGATTCTGGGGGTGGTCGCCGGGGGAGCCATCGGGGCTCCCGAGCGCTATGGACTCGATTTCGTCCTCGCGGCCGTGTTCGTCGCGCTCGCCGTCGACCTCTGGGACGGACGGTCGAGTCTCCTGCCGTGGGCCGTCGCGCTGGGCGTCGCTGTCGTCGCCGCCGAAACCCTGTCCGGCCAGTGGTACATTATCGCCGGCGGGGGAGCCGCCGCGATCGTGGAGGTGCTCCGTCACGATGGCTGA
- a CDS encoding metallophosphoesterase: MSHVEPIPGEPAAVGSIDGDRALFVADYHAGIEAALRYERGVQVPSQAEDRRERLCALLDRIDADRLVVLGDLMHSIGDPGGAERGEIEVLFESLPPIPVTLVKGNHDGAIETWLQEAIDDAGRGRPGSATGATELTVLDGDGGRLGAIGVCHGHSWPAPAAIEADVLCFGHEHPCVRLEDEVGGSRVESVWFRGELERAKLGPGGPAAQDGDDATDGADHVDTDTESVTPNDGLEFVVFPAFNELAGGTWINVEGQSFLSPMLPDGLRTGEAYLLDGTRLGPYESI; this comes from the coding sequence ATGAGTCACGTCGAACCGATCCCCGGGGAACCCGCTGCGGTCGGTTCGATCGACGGCGACCGGGCGCTGTTCGTCGCCGATTACCACGCCGGTATCGAGGCCGCGCTCCGGTACGAACGTGGCGTACAGGTACCGAGCCAGGCCGAGGACCGTCGCGAGCGGCTCTGTGCTCTCCTCGATCGTATCGATGCCGACCGATTGGTCGTTCTCGGCGATCTGATGCACTCGATCGGCGATCCCGGTGGGGCCGAACGTGGGGAGATCGAGGTGCTGTTCGAGTCGTTGCCGCCGATCCCCGTCACGCTCGTCAAGGGCAATCACGACGGCGCGATCGAAACGTGGCTGCAGGAGGCGATCGACGACGCGGGTCGCGGGCGACCTGGGTCGGCCACCGGCGCGACCGAGTTGACGGTGCTCGATGGCGATGGGGGCCGGCTCGGCGCTATCGGCGTCTGTCACGGTCATAGCTGGCCCGCACCAGCCGCCATCGAGGCCGACGTCCTCTGTTTCGGCCACGAACACCCGTGTGTCCGCCTCGAAGACGAAGTCGGCGGTAGTCGTGTCGAGTCCGTCTGGTTCCGCGGCGAACTCGAGCGGGCGAAACTGGGTCCTGGGGGACCGGCGGCTCAGGACGGCGACGATGCGACCGACGGGGCCGACCACGTCGATACCGACACGGAATCAGTCACTCCCAACGACGGACTCGAGTTCGTCGTGTTCCCGGCGTTCAACGAGCTCGCCGGTGGCACGTGGATCAACGTCGAGGGGCAATCGTTTCTCTCACCGATGCTTCCGGATGGGCTCCGGACGGGTGAAGCGTACCTGCTCGACGGAACGCGACTCGGTCCCTACGAGTCCATCTGA
- a CDS encoding cyclase family protein has product MPTYDLSHRIHDSMPVYPGDPAVECHPLATVAADGYRTTELTLSTHAGTHVDAPAHLLEDGRSIDDYDLETFRFTAAVIDCTGIDPRTPIETTQVQKASETWTLDAIDLALLRTGWDSHWGTETYHDHPYLTDEAARILADEGVHLGLDTPNIDPTPPQRGGNDEPDGYPAHHVLFEQDRVILENLRGLDRLPTDDTFEVYAYPLSVDAPDGAPVRAVAIV; this is encoded by the coding sequence ATGCCCACGTACGACCTCTCCCACCGAATTCACGACTCCATGCCGGTGTACCCCGGCGATCCAGCCGTCGAGTGCCACCCGCTGGCGACGGTCGCCGCGGACGGCTACCGGACGACCGAACTGACGCTGTCGACGCACGCCGGAACGCACGTCGACGCGCCAGCACACTTGCTAGAGGACGGTCGATCGATCGACGACTACGACCTCGAAACGTTCCGATTCACCGCGGCCGTTATCGACTGTACGGGGATCGATCCACGAACACCGATAGAGACGACACAGGTGCAGAAAGCATCCGAAACGTGGACACTCGACGCAATCGACCTCGCCTTACTTCGGACGGGGTGGGACAGCCACTGGGGAACCGAGACGTACCACGACCATCCCTACCTGACCGACGAGGCGGCGAGGATACTTGCGGACGAGGGCGTTCACCTCGGTCTCGATACGCCAAACATCGACCCGACGCCACCCCAACGAGGCGGCAATGACGAACCTGACGGCTACCCGGCTCACCACGTATTGTTCGAACAGGATCGAGTGATCCTCGAGAACCTGCGCGGACTCGACCGACTGCCGACCGACGACACGTTCGAGGTGTATGCCTATCCGCTGTCGGTCGATGCTCCCGATGGCGCACCGGTGCGGGCCGTGGCGATCGTCTGA
- a CDS encoding DUF7504 family protein, whose translation MGSELGVGVPERSSFVQELGTLKRNGSNVLLVGEPAAASHGHVCSRFLGAGESTTHRLVVSTDRSRIPADRPSQTQYFLLDPDRTAAEPTEEDHIRVLPTLGTVGLEFGDRIDRLESRTDLGPASLRVCVDSVADLLAAYDSEVVFRLLHVLSTRTRRSRGMGHYHLPIERESEAVRLFEPLFDAVVTLRSTDDTVEHRWHLRDSETPTEWLPL comes from the coding sequence ATGGGAAGCGAGCTTGGGGTCGGCGTTCCGGAACGTTCCTCTTTCGTCCAGGAACTCGGAACGTTGAAGCGAAACGGGAGTAACGTCCTGTTGGTTGGCGAACCGGCTGCGGCGAGCCACGGGCACGTTTGTTCTCGGTTTCTGGGGGCCGGTGAATCGACCACGCACCGGCTCGTCGTTTCCACCGACCGCTCACGGATTCCTGCAGATCGACCCTCGCAGACACAGTATTTCCTTCTCGACCCGGATAGGACGGCGGCCGAACCGACGGAGGAGGACCACATCAGAGTTCTCCCGACACTCGGAACGGTCGGCCTGGAGTTCGGCGACCGAATCGACCGACTCGAATCCAGGACCGATCTCGGACCGGCGTCACTCCGTGTCTGCGTCGATTCGGTCGCCGATCTGTTGGCTGCGTACGATTCGGAAGTCGTCTTTCGATTGTTGCACGTACTATCGACCCGGACGCGCCGAAGCCGAGGGATGGGCCACTACCACCTCCCGATCGAACGCGAGTCCGAGGCCGTTCGACTCTTCGAACCGCTCTTCGATGCCGTCGTAACACTCCGATCTACCGACGATACCGTCGAACATCGCTGGCATCTTCGCGATAGCGAGACGCCGACGGAGTGGTTGCCGCTGTGA
- a CDS encoding AzlD family protein — protein MADLGLDPFVAAVILAMAVATFATKVGGLWVLSRVEVSDRVEAGLSVLPGAIVVSILGPELVDGGPAEWAAAGVVAFVAWRTNRLLVALLAGLVAVVGFRALL, from the coding sequence ATGGCTGATCTCGGGCTGGATCCGTTCGTCGCCGCAGTCATCCTCGCGATGGCCGTCGCCACGTTCGCGACCAAAGTCGGCGGGCTCTGGGTACTCAGTCGAGTCGAGGTGAGCGACCGCGTCGAGGCCGGCCTCTCGGTCCTCCCGGGGGCGATCGTCGTCTCGATCCTCGGCCCGGAGCTGGTCGACGGCGGCCCGGCCGAGTGGGCGGCCGCCGGCGTCGTCGCGTTCGTGGCCTGGCGCACGAATCGGTTACTCGTCGCCCTCCTCGCGGGTCTCGTCGCCGTCGTCGGATTCAGAGCGCTGCTGTGA
- a CDS encoding HD domain-containing protein, which produces MEADLRAIARSYFEDAAPAHDWQHVRRVHQLATRLSQDRADVDETVLRYAVWFHDIGRQREDDGVIDDHAEWGASEAATILESVGVDPETIDAVGHCIRAHRYSNDVEPESPEATVLCDADNLDALGAVGIARVFSHGGTNDFPMHDPDHPLAADETSGGATSVNHISKKILTLRERMYTDAGRAIAAERHEFVETFLERLEQERSGDA; this is translated from the coding sequence ATGGAAGCGGACCTTCGTGCCATAGCCCGTTCGTACTTCGAGGACGCAGCCCCGGCACACGACTGGCAACATGTGCGACGGGTCCATCAGCTCGCCACCCGTCTCTCACAGGACCGAGCAGATGTAGACGAGACAGTCCTCCGGTATGCCGTCTGGTTCCACGACATCGGTCGCCAGCGCGAAGACGACGGTGTGATCGACGATCACGCCGAGTGGGGTGCGTCGGAGGCCGCGACGATCCTCGAATCGGTTGGCGTCGATCCGGAGACGATCGACGCGGTCGGTCACTGTATTCGCGCCCATCGGTACTCGAACGACGTCGAGCCGGAATCTCCGGAAGCGACGGTGCTCTGCGATGCGGACAATCTCGACGCGCTCGGCGCGGTGGGTATCGCCCGGGTGTTCTCTCACGGTGGGACGAACGACTTTCCCATGCACGACCCCGACCACCCACTCGCGGCCGACGAGACGTCCGGCGGAGCGACGTCGGTAAACCATATCTCGAAGAAGATCCTCACGCTTCGTGAGCGGATGTACACCGACGCTGGTCGGGCTATCGCCGCCGAGCGCCACGAGTTCGTCGAGACCTTCCTCGAACGCCTCGAACAGGAACGCTCGGGTGACGCGTAG
- a CDS encoding thiolase family protein, with amino-acid sequence MERVAIIGTSMTQFGNRSAWIRELLAEAGHSCLASAGVDPNALDHLYVSNMAAGEFEGQTGVSNALAHDLGALPAYTERVDQTSASGGAGIYAAWRSIASGASDMTLLVGGEKMTHRSTSEATDVIASLTHPVEYKHGLTLPSFAGLTARRYLDRYEAPRESLASVAAKNHRNGVDNPKAQFQKAVSKETILESPIVADPLRLYDFCPITDGSAALLFCPESVAREYTDEYVVVAGVDGATDTHVVHERPDPTWMGAVAESARGAFDMSGYGPDDVDVAELHDMFTILELLQLEALGFADRGTAWQLAEEGYTARDGGELPVNTSGGLKSKGHPLGASGVAQAVEVYEQLLGDAGPRQVSADVGLCCNVGGFGNCVTTSILEVGA; translated from the coding sequence ATGGAACGCGTGGCGATCATCGGTACGTCCATGACGCAGTTCGGAAACCGGTCGGCCTGGATCAGGGAGTTACTGGCCGAGGCGGGACACTCGTGCCTGGCGTCGGCCGGCGTCGATCCGAACGCCCTCGACCACCTCTACGTGTCGAACATGGCTGCTGGCGAGTTCGAGGGCCAGACCGGGGTATCGAACGCCCTCGCTCACGATCTGGGTGCCCTTCCGGCCTATACGGAACGCGTCGATCAGACGAGTGCGAGCGGTGGTGCTGGCATCTACGCCGCCTGGCGGTCGATCGCGAGCGGGGCGAGCGACATGACGCTGCTCGTCGGCGGCGAGAAGATGACCCATCGATCGACGTCAGAGGCGACCGACGTCATCGCCTCGCTCACGCATCCCGTCGAGTACAAGCACGGATTGACGCTTCCGTCGTTCGCAGGGCTCACCGCCAGACGCTACCTGGACCGGTACGAGGCGCCGCGGGAATCACTGGCGTCGGTCGCCGCCAAGAACCATCGAAACGGCGTCGACAATCCGAAGGCCCAGTTTCAGAAGGCGGTGTCGAAAGAGACGATTCTCGAGTCACCGATCGTCGCCGATCCCCTCCGCCTGTACGATTTCTGTCCGATCACCGACGGCTCTGCAGCGCTGCTTTTCTGTCCGGAATCAGTCGCTCGGGAGTACACGGACGAGTACGTCGTGGTGGCCGGCGTCGACGGCGCGACGGACACGCACGTCGTTCACGAACGGCCGGACCCGACGTGGATGGGGGCGGTCGCCGAGAGTGCACGCGGCGCGTTCGACATGAGCGGCTACGGACCCGACGACGTCGACGTCGCCGAACTACACGACATGTTCACGATTCTCGAACTCCTCCAGCTGGAAGCGCTCGGCTTCGCTGACCGCGGGACGGCGTGGCAACTCGCCGAGGAGGGTTACACGGCTCGTGACGGCGGTGAACTTCCGGTCAACACCTCCGGCGGGCTCAAGTCGAAAGGGCATCCACTGGGTGCCAGCGGCGTCGCACAGGCGGTCGAAGTGTACGAACAGCTCCTCGGAGACGCGGGGCCACGACAGGTCTCGGCGGACGTCGGCCTGTGCTGTAACGTCGGCGGGTTCGGTAACTGCGTCACGACGTCGATTCTGGAGGTGGGCGCATGA
- a CDS encoding nucleic acid-binding protein, with translation MTESDPADDTPSMEAVRYDDGTITYPGHPVGPDGGDPIESIDLSEYTAEVLTWTTSTAPPPGVREPNTLAIVEFTVDGESVRAIGQVDGDVSIGQTVQPVYVDELRDPEPSIRARDSQDWDGYRFEPVSE, from the coding sequence ATGACCGAATCCGACCCCGCGGACGACACGCCATCGATGGAAGCGGTTCGCTACGACGATGGGACGATCACGTATCCAGGCCATCCCGTCGGGCCGGACGGCGGCGATCCGATCGAATCGATCGATCTGAGCGAGTATACAGCCGAAGTCCTCACCTGGACCACGAGTACGGCTCCACCGCCGGGTGTCCGCGAACCGAACACACTCGCTATCGTCGAGTTTACCGTCGACGGCGAATCGGTGAGAGCGATCGGGCAGGTGGACGGAGACGTCTCGATCGGTCAGACGGTACAACCAGTGTACGTCGACGAACTGCGCGATCCCGAACCCAGCATACGAGCGCGGGACAGTCAGGACTGGGACGGCTATCGATTCGAGCCCGTTTCGGAGTGA
- a CDS encoding 2,5-diamino-6-(ribosylamino)-4(3H)-pyrimidinone 5'-phosphate reductase, which translates to MHVVVNAAMSADGKLSTRERTQLAISGEPDFERVDRLRAESDAVAVGVGTVLADDPSLTVKSSSLRANRVDAGRAVNPARIVADSRARTPADAIVLDDAAETYVLVSEAAPVERRSALAERGATLVTAGEERVDLLRAFATLQDEGLEAVMVEGGGELIFSLFDTGLVDELSVFVGPQIVGGREAPTLADGEGFVEAFPTLSLSDVEQVGDGVVLTWTVDR; encoded by the coding sequence ATGCACGTCGTCGTCAATGCAGCGATGAGTGCGGACGGCAAACTTTCGACGCGTGAGCGAACGCAACTGGCGATCAGTGGCGAACCGGATTTCGAGCGGGTCGACCGGCTGCGAGCGGAGAGTGACGCAGTCGCCGTCGGCGTCGGGACGGTCCTTGCCGACGACCCCAGCCTCACCGTCAAGTCCTCGTCGCTGCGCGCCAACCGCGTCGATGCCGGACGAGCGGTGAACCCGGCCCGTATCGTCGCCGACTCCCGGGCGCGCACGCCGGCCGACGCCATAGTCCTCGACGACGCGGCGGAGACGTACGTACTCGTGAGCGAGGCGGCTCCCGTCGAACGCCGATCGGCGCTCGCCGAACGCGGGGCGACCCTCGTCACGGCCGGCGAGGAACGCGTCGATCTCCTGCGTGCGTTCGCCACCCTTCAGGACGAAGGTCTCGAAGCAGTCATGGTCGAAGGTGGCGGCGAACTCATCTTCTCGCTGTTCGACACCGGCCTCGTCGACGAACTCTCGGTGTTCGTCGGTCCCCAGATCGTCGGCGGTCGGGAGGCACCGACGCTGGCCGACGGCGAAGGATTCGTCGAGGCGTTTCCCACCCTCTCTCTGTCGGACGTCGAGCAAGTGGGCGACGGCGTCGTGTTGACCTGGACTGTCGATCGGTGA
- the msrA gene encoding peptide-methionine (S)-S-oxide reductase MsrA → MERATFGGGCFWCIEGAFEQLAGVDSVTSGYAGGHTEEPTYQEVCSGETGHAEVIQVAYDPDVVGYEDLLEVFFTVHDPTQLNRQGPDVGTQYRSIVLTHDDRQDSFVRAFVAELEEQELYDDEIVTEIEQLDTFYEAEAHHQNYFEKNPNDAYCQMHAAPKLEKVREQFADRVEPELRP, encoded by the coding sequence ATGGAACGCGCAACCTTCGGCGGCGGGTGTTTCTGGTGTATCGAGGGCGCCTTCGAGCAACTCGCGGGTGTGGACTCGGTTACCTCCGGCTACGCCGGCGGTCACACGGAGGAGCCGACGTACCAGGAAGTCTGCTCCGGCGAGACTGGCCACGCCGAAGTGATCCAGGTCGCCTACGACCCGGACGTCGTCGGCTACGAGGACCTGCTGGAAGTCTTCTTCACGGTGCACGACCCCACACAACTGAACCGACAGGGTCCCGACGTGGGCACGCAGTACCGATCGATCGTCCTGACTCACGACGACCGACAGGACTCGTTCGTGCGGGCGTTCGTCGCAGAACTCGAGGAGCAAGAGCTCTACGACGACGAGATCGTCACCGAAATCGAGCAACTGGATACCTTCTACGAGGCCGAGGCGCACCACCAGAACTACTTCGAGAAGAACCCGAACGACGCGTACTGCCAGATGCACGCGGCGCCGAAACTCGAGAAAGTCCGCGAGCAGTTCGCCGATCGCGTCGAACCCGAACTACGTCCGTAG